A genomic stretch from Eretmochelys imbricata isolate rEreImb1 chromosome 24, rEreImb1.hap1, whole genome shotgun sequence includes:
- the LOC144279719 gene encoding phospholipase A2 inhibitor gamma subunit B-like has product MEASLAACILAALLVTGACLQCETCVGLGKSCTGNLETCASGQDSCGVIFTEATQAGVNTQSIIKTCVISSQCKAGLVSMNFGKGMTTRTSIACCVGDDCRTTTVTMPPADTKPNGRSCRGCYSLSSQQCREETIQCTGSETRCVDITQTLTTGGRPTQMDIKGCVSESFCAQLQTGSGTIAGIGVDLITAKCTVASGAAGVTPRPAGLLLPALAGLLLLKLLS; this is encoded by the exons ATGGAGGCTTCTCTTGCCGCCTGCATCCTCGCTGCTCTCCTGGTGACGG gGGCCTGTCTGCAGTGTGAGACTTGTGTTGGCCTAGGAAAGAGCTGCACGGGGAACCTAGAGACCTGCGCCTCTGGGCAAGACTCTTGTGGTGTCATTTTTACTGAAGCCACGCAGG CGGGAGTGAACACCCAGAGCATTATCAAGACGTGTGTGATATCCAGCCAATGTAAAGCTGGCCTTGTCTCTATGAATTTCGGGAAGGGAATGACAACAAGGACGAGCATCGCCTGCTGCGTGGGAGACGACTGCAGAACAACCACCGTTACAA TGCCCCCGGCCGACACCAAACCCAATGGCCGGAGCTGCCGGGGCTGCTACTCTCTGTCCTCTCAGCAATGCCGTGAAGAGACCATACAGTGCACTGGATCCGAGACCCGATGTGTCGACATCACCCAGACCCTAACAACTG GCGGAAGACCAACGCAGATGGACATAAAGGGCTGCGTTTCTGAGTCCTTCTGCGCCCAGTTACAAACGGGTTCAGGGACCATCGCAGGGATCGGGGTAGATCTAATCACAGCCAAATGCACAGTGGCCTCCGGCGCGGCGGGCGTGACTCCGAGACCAGCCGggctcctcctcccagccctcgCTGGGCTCCTCCTGCTGAAGCTTCTCTCCTGA